CAATGATCCTAAAGCCCTAATCATTGATTTTGATGCATCGCTTAGCGATGATTCATCATATGCTTCACTAACATATACGGTATACCCCCTTTCCAAATCCCAATGCCTGGCGTTGGCGTGAGAGTCGGGGTCAGAATCAGAGTGCTTCCATGCTAATGTATGGCTTTGGATACAACCCGTCAAAGGATGATTACTTGATAGTTGTGGGGTCCTATGACCCCATTATTTCTGAACTAGTATCTACTTCCATTGACTTGGAGATTTTCTCATTGAGGGCTAATAAATGGAAACAAATTGACTCTTATTTACCTTACAATGATGATACATTTGGAGGTGATTTTAAAGTCGGGTTATTCTCGAGTGGGGCTCTTCATTGGCCACTTTATAATCATGCAACTAGAAGGAATGTTATTGTTGCCTTTGATTTAAAGGAAATGACAATCTCAGATATAGCTCTGCCGCATGATTTTTCTTGCTCTAACTCTCCTAAATACGATTTGTTGATATTTCGTGAACTTATCAGTGTATGGATTGAGGAGAAGGGTAAAATTGACATATGGGTGATGCAAGAATATGCAGTCCAATCATCTTGGACTAAGACTCTTGCTCTTTCTTTGGATTCTTCTCCATACTTTTCCCCTGTATGCTTTACAGATTGTGGCCATATAGTTGGAATAGATCGTCGTCGTCGTGAATTGGTGAAGTTTAATGACAAAGGGCAGCTGCTCGAGGAGCAGTCTCATCGTAACTGTTGCTTCCAAAGATCCCAAATGGTTGTCTATACAGAGTCTCTGCTTTCACTCCCTAGTGGCACTGAGCAATCTCAAGAAGATGGCTAGCTATAGCAATCAAGAAGAATGTGATTATAAAGTAAACATATCTTGCATTTTGAACTCTTGGTACATGAAAAATGATAGGCAGAAAAGTGAAACTTGAAGATAGACCTGAGAGTAAAGTTAGTACACGTACTTAGACATCTTTTTCTTATTTATCATTAGTTTTAATCTTTTTGCAAATCCGTCTCAGCACTTCAAACACCAAAGCTTGTTTACTCATTTCCATTAGGTTGTTTAATTCCCTTTCACTCAATGCTTTGTTGATTTATGCAGCTcgaatggttgattttaatttgaTGAATGCCTGTCGTTTAAtttttttggtttgattttgattgaatgGATAGAACtttctttgtttgctttattgTTGATATTGTTCTAGAAGTCTGAATGCATGTCATGTTCTATAATGTCCTCGTTATATAACTTACAGTATGTTGTTTAAACAATGAGATCCATAAATGCTTGCGACCTGAGATGAAAGATGAATCATACATTGGACTTTTTCCATTTCTTATTCACTCCTGGCATGTCTTTCAGGAAACGTCAAAGGATTCTTTAAGAAATTGTATAAGTAAACATGAAGCAAACATGGATGATTTCCTGATCTGTTTAGTTTCTATCACATCATTTTCATTTAGGCTTGTTAAATGTTATACATAGTTTTGCGAAGTCCTAATTTTTATGCTATGATTTCTGATTATGGACTTAATTTTTGGGGGTCCGTAGAAAACAGAGGGTTAGGCGGTTACATGGATGATGAATATTAAAATGACGGAGCGAGTGGTGGTGAAGCGGGCATTCTTTTGATTAAGGCAATGTGATTTAGTGAAGTTTTGGATCCTAGGTTGATGATTACATCTGATATGAAAACTATTATTAGATTTTTAAAAATGGCTCTCGTATAACTAATTTTCATGTACTATTGGATAGTGAAGCCGATTGTTGTTCGATAAGTTGCTGAAATATATGTCTGGTACTAGTTCTGTTTTAAAATGTATGTTTTCATGAAGAGAGCATACTGGATTTTATTTGGGTTCCATGCTGAAATATTTAATTTGAAGACTGCGCCAGCTTATTAAATTAACCTGGATTTGTTGGTTTAATGTCATCTGCTTGATCTGTGAAGgcttatttaattggaataaggaaacaaagaaaactaaaaaataacTTGACTAACCAATGGGCGTATGAGTTTTGTTTTGTGTTATGTATTAAGATTTACAAGGACCTTAATTTCTAGGAtcttaatttttgaaaaacatgAACCTGTTTACAATGCGTTTGCAGGTCTCCAATGGCAACACTAATGGATTTTATGCAGGTTAAATTTAATAAGCCTGGACTCCAAAGTCTTTACGTTTATACAAGTTGCATTCTTTTTTTTAGTTGCTGCTTAAGTGCATTATTTCGACCTTTTTTAGGCATAAAGTGTGTATTTATGGATCATGTATATTGTTATGGGCCCTATAGAGGTGATCATTTTAGTTGTgagcaatattttaaaaaaacccaTGTGTAATCAAACCGCCGAGGGTACATTGTTTTATTGATCGAATCATGGGATCATTAATAAAACCACGTGATTAAATCGGATTAAATCGAATAACTCAATTAAATAAACTgttttttataacaaattatataattataataccGATCAAACTGGATGACTCAAGTAAGTATCTAAATAAATTGCagcacttgcaaaattttaaaatatcataattttacaagttcattctttaaatttaaattctaaacatTGTCATCACAGacaacaaaatagtacaaaatacaCAATCCGTTAATATTCTAAAATTGTCGGTTCATTGATATTCAATCAATTTATATCGGTTTTAATCAGTTTTTACTAGTTCAATACCTAACTCGATCCACCAATCAAATCAGATTGATAACCCTCAATTctcgatttaatttttaaaacatttgttGCGATGCACTTTTGTGTGATTGTTGTCGGTTTGACattaagaaaaaacattaaaatgagGAGAGAAGAAAGTATGATGGGATGTCACTTAaattctttaaagaaaatgtatcttTAAAACGAAACAAATTTGCTATtgtcataaaaataaaaagtgtgtTGAGCACTTTACCAGTAAGTCTTACGTTGCTTTTCTCAATGTTAACTTAGGAGGGAAGGTAAAGCCTTTTGGCTATTGTCACTAAAAAAGAGTGTTGAGCACTTTACCACTAAGTTTTATGTAGCATTTTCTCAATGTTAACTTAGGAAGGAAGGTAAAACCTTTTGGTTTGGGGTATAAATAAAGTGTTTGGTTTCATGACTTAATTACTTCTTCAGCTTCAGCAAGATGACGAATAACAGCATGAGCATACATCTTCCTTCGGAAGTGGTAACGGAGATCCTGCTGAGGTTGCCGGTAAAGTCTCTATTACGATACAAGTGCGTCTGTAAGTCATGGCTTTCTCTCATCTCTGATCCTCATTTTGCAACTTCACATTTTCAACTTGCCGCCTCACCCACACATAGACTTGTCTCTATAGGAAATCTCACCCTATCAGTTGATATCAATGCATCGCTTAACGATGATTCATCATATGCTTCACTAAGTCTTGATTTTCTATATGGCTCTAAAGTCGGAGGTTCGTGCAGAGGGTTTCTGTTTTTGCATAAGTACATGGACTTCTATCTATGGAATCCATCCACTGGTGCCCACAAACAGATACCCGCCTCTCCAGAAACCATTGCCTGGCCTCAGAGTAATTCCATGCTAATGTATGGCTTTGGATACGAGCCGTCTAGGGATGATTACTTCGTTGTATTGTGGTCCACTGAGtaccct
The Vicia villosa cultivar HV-30 ecotype Madison, WI linkage group LG6, Vvil1.0, whole genome shotgun sequence genome window above contains:
- the LOC131612164 gene encoding F-box protein CPR1-like — translated: MLMYGFGYNPSKDDYLIVVGSYDPIISELVSTSIDLEIFSLRANKWKQIDSYLPYNDDTFGGDFKVGLFSSGALHWPLYNHATRRNVIVAFDLKEMTISDIALPHDFSCSNSPKYDLLIFRELISVWIEEKGKIDIWVMQEYAVQSSWTKTLALSLDSSPYFSPVCFTDCGHIVGIDRRRRELVKFNDKGQLLEEQSHRNCCFQRSQMVVYTESLLSLPSGTEQSQEDG